The Salvelinus namaycush isolate Seneca chromosome 28, SaNama_1.0, whole genome shotgun sequence genome contains a region encoding:
- the LOC120023501 gene encoding transcriptional repressor protein YY1-like yields MASCDTLYIETDGSEMPAEIVELHEIEVETIETTVVGEDDDEQPMIALQPLDSDDPHSMHHHHQEVILVQTREEVVGEDDSDMHGDDDYEDQILIPLPVPAAEEEYIEQTLVTVAGKSSGRMKKGGSVKRNKKSYLGAPEASGRKWEQKQVQIKTLEGEFSVTMWASDDKKEIDHDTMVEEHVIGESSPPDYSEYMTGKKLPPGGIPGIDLSDPKQLAEFARMKPRKIKEDDSPRTIACPHKGCTKMFRDNSAMRKHLHTHGPRVHVCAECGKAFVESSKLKRHQLVHTGEKPFQCTFEGCGKRFSLDFNLRTHVRIHTGDRPYVCPFDGCNKKFAQSTNLKSHILTHAKAKNNQ; encoded by the exons ATGGCATCATGCGATACCCTGTACATCGAAACGGACGGCTCAGAGATGCCAGCTGAGATAGTGGAACTCCATGAAATCGAAGTGGAGACCATAGAGACAACAGTTGTTGGAGAGGACGACGATGAACAGCCCATGATCGCTTTACAGCCCCTTGACTCAGATGATCCACACTCAATGCATCACCATCATCAGGAGGTAATATTAGTGCAAACGAGAGAAGAGGTGGTTGGTGAAGATGACTCGGACATGCACGGGGACGATGATTACGAGGACCAAATTCTTATacctctcccagtccctgccgctgaagagGAATATATCGAACAAACTCTGGTGACTGTCGCCGGGAAGAGTTCGGGGCGGATGAAGAAGGGGGGAAGCGTGAAGAGAAATAAAAAGAGTTACTTGGGTGCACCGGAGGCCAGTGGTAGAAAATGGGAACAGAAACAAGTCCAGATAAAGACTTTGGAAGGAGAGTTTTCGGTGACCATGTGGGCATCGG ATGACAAGAAGGAAATTGACCATGACACTATGGTGGAGGAGCATGTCATCGGGGAGAGTTCCCCTCCCGATTACTCCGAGTACATGACAGGGAAGAAGCTCCCGCCTGGGGGCATCCCAGGGATTGACCTGTCAGACCCTAAACAACTGGCAGAGTTCGCCAG GATGAAGCCACGGAAAATAAAGGAGGACGACTCTCCCAGGACGATAGCCTGCCCCCACAAA GGGTGCACTAAAATGTTCAGGGATAACTCGGCGATGAGGAAGCATTTGCACACCCACGGACCGCGTGTTCACGTCTGCGCCGAATGTGGAAAGGCCTTTGTTGAAAGCTCTAAACTGAAGAGGCATCAACTTGTTCATAccggagagaagcctttccag TGCACGTTTGAGGGCTGCGGAAAGCGGTTCTCTTTGGACTTTAACTTACGCACGCACGTGCGGATTCACACTGGAGACCGACCCTACGTCTGTCCGTTCGACGGCTGCAACAAGAAGTTTGCCCAATCTACCAACCTCAAGTCTCACATCCTCACACATGCTAAAGCTAAAAACAATCAGTGA